Below is a window of Microcoleus sp. AS-A8 DNA.
GAAGAGCAAGAGATATTGACACAAATCGCTCAAGCGGAACTCGCTCCGAGTACAGATTGGCCGTCGTTGGATGAGCCGATTAAATCTGAGGAACTCGTAGCGGCTTTGGGTAAAAATACGGCAACGGCAGAGAATTTTTTAAGAACGGCTGTGATGGTGGCGTTGGCGGATGGCGTATATTCCGCTACGGAAGCGAGTGTGCTTCAAGAGTTTTGTCAGGCGTTGGAGTTGAAGGTAGACGTACTAGATGCCTTAGAGATTACACTGTTCGACGACCGTTTGGTAAGTCGGTCGGCTGACTTGGCGCATGACAAGGCTCAGCAACCGGGAATGTCACCTCACCCCCATTCGGATGTTCTGCAACCGGTACGGAAGTGGTTAGATGGCATGGAAATGCACGACCCACGAGTGGCACGATTTATCTGCAAAATGATTCCGCCGCAGTGTCCGTTTGAACGGGATGTGAAGCTATTTGGTCGCAAAATTGTCCACATTCCGCCGATGTGCAAGCTTAATCCCCTCTATGAGCAATTAGTCGGTTTGCGCTTCCGGGCGTTATCCTATCTGGCGGATGACATCGGTGAAGATATTTCGCCGTATTGTTAAAGAGTCAGGAGTTAAACAGTTGAAGATGGAACGTTTAAGGTTCAAACCTTAACTTTCAACTGGCTAGCCTGCCAAGCTGTAACCCTTCACAACGAACGAACTATGCAATTTATTGATCAAGCCGAAGTGGAAGTGGAAGCCGGGAAGGGCGGCGATGGAATCGTTGCGTTTCGGCGGGAGAAGTATGTGCCTGCGGGGGGGCCGTCTGGCGGCAATGGCGGGCGCGGTGGTGATGTCCTTTTAAGGGCGGTAGAGAACCTGCAAACGCTGCTGGATTTTCGGTATGCTCATCGATTTGAAGCCGAAAATGGCGGACGTGGAGGCCCCAATAATCGCACTGGCGCAGATGGCAATGATCGCACAATTCAAGTTCCCTGCGGCACGATGGTCTATGATGCCGATACGGATGAAGTCCTGGTAGATTTGGTGGAACCGGGACAAACGTTTTGTGTGGCAAAAGGCGGTAAGGGAGGCTTGGGGAACCAGCATTTCTTAAGCAATCGCAACCGAGCACCGGAGTATGCTTTACCTGGGCTTCCGGGAGAACATCGCCGCTTGCGTATGGAGTTGAAGCTGTTGGCGGAGGTGGGTATTATTGGCCTGCCTAATGCCGGAAAGTCTACCTTGATTGCGTCACTTTCCGCCGCACGACCGAAGATTGCGGATTACCCTTTTACTACCCTGGTACCGAATTTGGGTGTTGTGCGTAAACCGAATGGGGATGGCACTGTTTTTGCGGATATTCCTGGGTTAATTGAGGGGGCACATCTGGGGACGGGATTGGGGCACGATTTCTTGCGTCACATTGAGCGTACTCGTTTGTTGCTGCATTTAATTGATGCGACGGCGGAGGACCCAATTGGCAATTATCACACGATTCAGCAGGAGTTACATGCTTATGGTAGAGGGTTAGCAGACCGTCCTCAAATTCTGGCTCTCAATAAGGTTGATGCGGTTGATGCAGAGACGGCTGAGGCTTTGGCGATTCAGTTGAATCAGTTGACTCAGGTGCCTGTTTTTCAGATTTCAGCGGTGGCTCAAATGGGTTTAGATGCTCTGTTGCCTAAAATCTGGCAGTCTCTGGATCAGTTGACGGCGTCGGAGTTACCGAGTTTGGCTTGATTTTGTCTTGGAGTATGGGTTGGAGGTGGGAGTGAGTTGGTGTAAGAGCTGGAAATGATGGTTGTTAACGAACCACTCCAGGCGCAGAGGACGCCCAGAGAGGAGGGTAGAGAGGGGTAGAGAAGGGTTTATCTTTTTTGTTGTCTGATTGAACCCAGTTTTTTCCGACTCGGTCTAGTTCTGAGGCTCCGCTTGCTCATGTCAAAACTCATGATTCCGTGCCTTTACGCAACCTGGCGATATTATATTTAGGCAGTCCCTAATGGTCTAATGCAACAGAACGGTTTCCGGTTGCTGTCGTATCAGAAGGCATGGAGCTTGTACTCGGACTGACTTGAGGTTGATTGAAATACTGATAGGCCGTTTGAGAAATCTTGCGAATCAGCTCTTGAGCACTGTCATCATTAAAGGGACGTTGCACCATTACGGAAATGATGTAGCTCTTGCCACTGGGCATATTCACCAAGCCCACATCCGCCAGCAATGCGCCAATGTTGCCGGTTTTATGGGCAATGATGGCACCACTCCCTAATCCTTGGGGCAGGAGAGAGTTGATTTCATTGCTCTGCATGATACTGAGAATGCGATCGCGCGATGGCAACGACACTAGCTGCCCTTGATTGATCATGGCCATCAAAGCCGCAAGTTCCTGAGGGCTAGCGGTATTCGTACCCTCTAAATCTGGTAAAACATTACGGAGAACCGTTGTGGTCAATCCCCAAGCACGGAAGCGTTGATTGAGTGCCTCTATACCCCCAAGGCGAGCGATGAGCATATTCGTCGCCGTATTATCACTAATCGTGATCATTTTCGTAGCCAACTCCAGAACCGTGAATTTGGCTCCTGGCTTTTGGTACTGCAAATTGCCCGAACCCGTGGCAATCATTTCCGATTGCAGGGTTAAGCTTTCATCTAAGCGAATTTTGCCTTCATCAACGTCCTTAAATAAAGCCACCAAAATGGGCAACTTAATCGTACTCGCAGCAGGCAAGGGAGAGCGGCTATTGATGTCGATATAAGTTCCCGTATCAAGGTCAACGATAAAGACGCTCGGTTGCAATTTAGGGTTGTTCGCGGCGAGGGTTTGTAGCTGGGATTTCAACGGCAAGATTTCCTGACTCAGCGCCAGGGGGGTTACCCGGTTGACAGGACTGGGGGTCTCTTTGACTTGAGTTTTAACCGGGTCATTATTGACCTTAACGGACGCCTGTGTCGCTGGATGTAACGCCGACAACAGTGTCCCTGCGATCGCGCCAATCCCAATTCCTAGAATCAGCAGGCGAATGATATAAACGAACGGGTGTACAGGACGCTTTGGTTTGGGCGGGCGCTTCGCTGTTCCCTTGATTGGACTTTTGGCGGTTGGGGAGCCGGATTTAACGCTAACTCGTCTGTTACTGGTTTGCCCTTCTGGAATGGGGGCAGCGACATTGGCTGTCGTTCGGGATGGGTTCTGCTCCCGACGACGATTGCTCGAATTGTTTAGAAAGTTCAACGGTGAGAACGCCGAACCCTCTGCACGAACCTCCCGGCGGATTGGTATGCTTGCGCCATCACGTCCTTTAGCCCCCACGTTCGCGTCTAGAGATTTGGGCGTTTGGCCTGCCACCCTAGGTAAGGGGGATGGGGCGGATGGGGTTTTGGGTTGAACCTGCCACGGATTCAGCCGCGCCCTTAAATTCGCTTCCTGTTCTTCCCGGCGGTATCCGGATGCTTGAGTTCTGAATTCTCTGGGATCAGAATGGGGTAGAAACGTTGATCCCTGAGGCGTCGTAGGCGGTCGCTGAGGGTTAATGGCAGAAACCGGTCGCAGTGGCGGCACAGAAGAATGGATGGAAGAGCTAGGCTGTATCCTCTTGGGTCGAGGAATCCCTGGTCTTTGCGGCTCCAAATAAGGTCGCGTCGACCTCGCCACCGTGGGCGATCGGCGCAGGATAGACTGCCCAAAGCTCCGCTGAGGCGGTTGGGGGGAGGGTAGGGGAGGTACCTCCTGCTCAAAAATCTGTTTTTGCAAGGTTCGACGCTGGCGACGACGCAATCGCATTCGCCGCTCTTGTTGTTCTACTGGAGAATTTTCTGACTGACCTCTATTACCTATAAACGCTGCCACCGAATCACACCTCCAACACCACTAAGCAGGCAGGTATAACTGAACACAACTTATCATGTTTGTTTCATCGACCTACCTAATTTCTTTTATAGACTGTTGACCCACTGAATTTAACATTTAATTGATCAGGTTCCGCCTATTTTAAGACTCCTGAGACGGGTCATCCTCCCCAACATCAGATTTTGGTAGAGATTGGAGCGCCCATTCCATCTGACGGAGAATTCCTCGAAGCATCGTCACCTCCGCTGGGGTTGGCGTTGCTCGATTCAAGAGTCGCCGGAATTTTTCTAGGCGGGATTGAGCGGTATGGGGATAAAGATATCCGATTTTTAACAATACCGTTTCCAGGTGTTCATAGTAACCTTCCAAAACTTCTGATGGAGCCGTTTCTTCCGGGTGGGGAGGGGGGACTCGATTCAGCGTTTGCACAGGGGAGGATAATGTTTGAGTACTTTGGTAAATTTCGTAACAGCAAATCGCCACAGCTTGGGCCAGGTTTAACGAAGCATATTCGGAACTAGAAGGAATGCCGACAAATCGCTGGGCGTAGTTGAGCTCAACATTACTCAATCCCCGGTCTTCGCGACCAAAAATTAAGGCCGAGGTGATGCCTGGTTCTAATAACCAAGGCAGTGCTGTTCTAGGGTGTTCGAGTGGCGTGGGTAGGGCACGGCTACGAGCTGTGGTGGCGATCGCACGTTGACACCCCTTTAAGGCATCTGGTAGCGTTGGCACTTGCTGGGCAGCGTCCAAAATATCCCCGCCATGAACCGCCATCTGCCGTGCCTCTATTCCTAACGGGTCGCACTGAGGATTGACTAACACCAATTGATGCAGTCCCATATTCTTCATGACCCGCGCCACAGAACCCACATTCAACGGACCGGCTGGCTCGACTAAGATAATCTTGACGTTCTCTAATTTCATTTCAAGTTCTCCCCCATCCGGATTGGAGGATGTCATCTAGGGTCACTCCCTTAGCTTCGTCAGCCCCTAAGCCGAGGCGATTGGCATCCAGCATTTACATCGTTATTTACAAATTGATTAACAGTTTTTTACAATTAGACCAGTAATTTTACCGCCAACTTAGCATGGCACGCCAGCGTTCCAAATCTGACCTGCCTCAGAAAACTTGTCCCGTCTGCGGACTTCCCTTCACTTGGCGCAAAAAATGGGCGGATTGTTGGGATGAGGTGAAATACTGTTCAGAACGCTGTCGCAGGCGTAAGTCCAAAGCGAGTTAAGGTCATTCCTCAAAAGATGCTGCAAAGCCTCATGACACAAAGATTGGGGCAATAGGACAGCCTCGCCCAACGAATACTTTGCGATTAAAGTAAAAATCTTAACCTTTCAATGGCTCACAGTTAATACAGAACAGATGCAACCTAAACTTATTATTCACGGCGGTGCTGGTAGTTCTCTTAAAGGCAAAGCGGGAGCTGATGTTGTCCGCAAGTCGCTCTATAAAGTTATTGAAGAGGTGTACTCTTTATTGTTAACGGGTGCTGATGCCGCTGAGGCTGTGGTACTAGGCTGCCAATTGCTGGAGGATGACCCTCGCTTTAATGCAGGGACGGGTTCAGTGCTGCAATCGGATGGGCAAATCCGCATGAGTGCGTCGTTGATGCAGGGGAGTGTCCAGCGCTTCAGCGGAGTGATTAATGTTTCGCGAGTCCAAAATCCCATTAATTTGGCAGAGTTCTTACAAAGCTCCCCCGATCGCGTACTCTCGGACTATGGGTCAGGCGAATTGATGCGAGAACTCAATACTCCTACTTATAATCCCTTGACTGACCTCCGGTTGCAGGAGTGGATGCTAGAACGGCAGGGCAATTTTGAGAAGGAGATGGCGGGAGTTGTTGCCGAAAAAGAACTGGTGACGGCTTCGGAAGATGGACGCGGCACGATTGGGGTTGTGGTGTTGGATAGTCAGGGGCGTTTGGCAGTAGGGACATCGACGGGTGGCAAAGGCTTTGAACGGATTGGTCGCGTCAGTGATTCGGCAATGCCTGCGGGCAATTACGCCTC
It encodes the following:
- a CDS encoding TerB family tellurite resistance protein codes for the protein MTSITHSPYTQEQITAWLRGLFTVAWADGHFDPEEQEILTQIAQAELAPSTDWPSLDEPIKSEELVAALGKNTATAENFLRTAVMVALADGVYSATEASVLQEFCQALELKVDVLDALEITLFDDRLVSRSADLAHDKAQQPGMSPHPHSDVLQPVRKWLDGMEMHDPRVARFICKMIPPQCPFERDVKLFGRKIVHIPPMCKLNPLYEQLVGLRFRALSYLADDIGEDISPYC
- the obgE gene encoding GTPase ObgE, giving the protein MQFIDQAEVEVEAGKGGDGIVAFRREKYVPAGGPSGGNGGRGGDVLLRAVENLQTLLDFRYAHRFEAENGGRGGPNNRTGADGNDRTIQVPCGTMVYDADTDEVLVDLVEPGQTFCVAKGGKGGLGNQHFLSNRNRAPEYALPGLPGEHRRLRMELKLLAEVGIIGLPNAGKSTLIASLSAARPKIADYPFTTLVPNLGVVRKPNGDGTVFADIPGLIEGAHLGTGLGHDFLRHIERTRLLLHLIDATAEDPIGNYHTIQQELHAYGRGLADRPQILALNKVDAVDAETAEALAIQLNQLTQVPVFQISAVAQMGLDALLPKIWQSLDQLTASELPSLA
- a CDS encoding serine hydrolase: MAAFIGNRGQSENSPVEQQERRMRLRRRQRRTLQKQIFEQEVPPLPSPQPPQRSFGQSILRRSPTVARSTRPYLEPQRPGIPRPKRIQPSSSIHSSVPPLRPVSAINPQRPPTTPQGSTFLPHSDPREFRTQASGYRREEQEANLRARLNPWQVQPKTPSAPSPLPRVAGQTPKSLDANVGAKGRDGASIPIRREVRAEGSAFSPLNFLNNSSNRRREQNPSRTTANVAAPIPEGQTSNRRVSVKSGSPTAKSPIKGTAKRPPKPKRPVHPFVYIIRLLILGIGIGAIAGTLLSALHPATQASVKVNNDPVKTQVKETPSPVNRVTPLALSQEILPLKSQLQTLAANNPKLQPSVFIVDLDTGTYIDINSRSPLPAASTIKLPILVALFKDVDEGKIRLDESLTLQSEMIATGSGNLQYQKPGAKFTVLELATKMITISDNTATNMLIARLGGIEALNQRFRAWGLTTTVLRNVLPDLEGTNTASPQELAALMAMINQGQLVSLPSRDRILSIMQSNEINSLLPQGLGSGAIIAHKTGNIGALLADVGLVNMPSGKSYIISVMVQRPFNDDSAQELIRKISQTAYQYFNQPQVSPSTSSMPSDTTATGNRSVALDH
- a CDS encoding RNA methyltransferase; protein product: MTSSNPDGGELEMKLENVKIILVEPAGPLNVGSVARVMKNMGLHQLVLVNPQCDPLGIEARQMAVHGGDILDAAQQVPTLPDALKGCQRAIATTARSRALPTPLEHPRTALPWLLEPGITSALIFGREDRGLSNVELNYAQRFVGIPSSSEYASLNLAQAVAICCYEIYQSTQTLSSPVQTLNRVPPPHPEETAPSEVLEGYYEHLETVLLKIGYLYPHTAQSRLEKFRRLLNRATPTPAEVTMLRGILRQMEWALQSLPKSDVGEDDPSQES
- a CDS encoding DUF2256 domain-containing protein, with amino-acid sequence MARQRSKSDLPQKTCPVCGLPFTWRKKWADCWDEVKYCSERCRRRKSKAS
- a CDS encoding isoaspartyl peptidase/L-asparaginase, with translation MQPKLIIHGGAGSSLKGKAGADVVRKSLYKVIEEVYSLLLTGADAAEAVVLGCQLLEDDPRFNAGTGSVLQSDGQIRMSASLMQGSVQRFSGVINVSRVQNPINLAEFLQSSPDRVLSDYGSGELMRELNTPTYNPLTDLRLQEWMLERQGNFEKEMAGVVAEKELVTASEDGRGTIGVVVLDSQGRLAVGTSTGGKGFERIGRVSDSAMPAGNYASRHAAVSCTGIGEDIIDECLAARIVVRVTDGLSLVEAMQRSFTEAKEHGRDFGAIALDATGAIAWGKTSQVLLAAYHDGHQIGDTLEWQNEELIGFVS